The uncultured Paludibaculum sp. sequence GATAGGTGGCGGACGGAGTCGCGGAGGGCGGAGATCCGGCGATGGACGCGCCTGCCCCAAGGAACGGGATGAGTGCCTGGTTCTCGGCCAGCACGTCCGCAACGAGAGACGCATACGGAATGGAAGGGAGGACAGGCATCCAGTTAGTGCCTCACATTCTAGCAGCAGAATTTCCCGGGGCACACAGATGTTTTGATGCCGTTTTGATGATGTCTTCAACGGATGCTCGGAAGGGGTGGATGCCCGGCCGTGTTCGTGGAAGGGCGGCCCGAACCCTGCTCCCGCCACGACGCTGGGTGCGCGCCGTGGCGGGAGCGGCGACTCGCTACTGCCGGACGAACTCGACGCGGCGGTTCTGTGACCGGCCCTGTGGAGTGTCGTTGGTCTCGAGTGGTTTCGTCGCGCCCAAGCCGGCGGTGGTGAGACGCGCGGAGTCGACGCCAAACTGGGCGGAGAGCACGCTCTTCACCGCTTCGGCACGACGCCGGGAGAGATCGAGATTGTGGTCCGCGTTGCCTACCGAATCAGTGTGGCCCTCAATGCGCAGCTTCAGATTTGGGTTCGTCTCGAGCCCCTTGGCAATGGTCTGGATGACTGCGGCGGATTCGGGCTTCAGCCGGTCACTGTCGGTATCAAAGAGGATCCCGTGGGTGACATAGCGGCCGGAGGCGGTGATCATCTGGCTGAAGTCAGGCGCCGATTCAGCGAAGCGGACCATTCGGTAGCCGACCGATTGCCCAGGGAAGGTCGAGCTGTTCGCAAATTCGACTTTGGTGATCTCCGGGAGATCGACCTGATTGAAATCGAGCTGCTTCTCGCCGTTCACAAAGATTCGCATTCGCCCGTTCTGAACCCAAAGGGCGAAACGTACGACGTCGGCCCAACTGATGGGTAGACGCTTCCGGCCCAGTTCCTGGTACGGCGCCCGAAGGGATGCCACCAGGTCCACCTGGCCTGGCCCCGCGTAAGTGACCAGGTGGAAGACTTCCTTGGTACTGGAAGAGAGGAGCAGGGAGACGATGGCCCGCTTCACCCCATCAAACTTTAAATCGGCTTCGTACGTGAAATTCTTCGGAAGTGCCTTGAGGTTTGGAAAGAGGGAGCCGGCGCTGGTCACCAGCAGTTGCCGAACGGCGCCGGCGGCCTGCAGGTCGGGTGCGGCTCCGCGGACCTTGAAGTGGGGCGGCGCGTCGCCTGGGCTCATATCCGTGAAGTCGTCGTAGAAGAGCGTCTTCTCGCCGGGCACGAAGGCGGGGGTGAGCGACTTAAACTCAGGCTGGGGCGTCAAGCCGGAGGCGGTCGACTGCGGCGGGCCAGACGGCGGGGCCGGCGAAGGCGCCGGAGCGGCCACGCTCGCGGTGACAACGGGCTGCGCCGCTACGGGTGCGGCGGCAGTCTGGGACGGAGCACTGGCGGGGCCGGGTTGGGAGGCAGTGAGCGTCGAAAGAGGCGCACCGCCGCGGGCGTTGGCTTCGATGAGCAAGCGGCTACCCGGGGCGAAGCGAATGTTCGGGGCGTCGGCCGCGATCTGCACCATTGCGATAGAGGCTCCGGCCCCGATGGCGGAGCCAATGGCCGCGCCTTTGCCACCTCCGGCAATACCACCAATCACGGCACCGATGCCAGTTCCACCAGCGACCTTGGCAACGTTGCCTGTGCCCCGGCGTACGATGCGACCCTCCTCGTCCACGTCCTGCTTGCCTTGGGAATTGATCGCCGACTTGAATTGGGAGTTGATGGCAATGGTGGATCCGCCATGCCGGAGAGTGTCGAAGGTGAAAGAGAATACCGACTTCCCGCCCAACTTCGCACCGGAGCGTGATTCGGTGACCTTCCCATCCAACATGTCGCCTTGCAGCTGCGGCGGCGAGATAACACGACCGGAGATCAGATCGCCCTTCCGGCTGGTGTCCGTGCCGATCTGATTCATGAGCTCTATCTGAATGTCTATGGATTGGGCGTGGATGAAGCCCGTAAGCAGCAACATCGATGCCAGCCATGTGAATGGCAGTTTCATCGCTATCCTCCTCCGAAGATGCGGCCCGTGTGGGCGCTACAGAGAGCTATATCACAAATCACCTATACAGACCTCCTTCTCTCTTAACTTTTAATACTCCAGAGTGTCTGGGACGCCAGGCCAATTAAGCTGAGTAATCAGAGGCGCGACACCAGTTGCCTCCTGGCTGGGCGGAGCGGCCGGGAACCAGGTCGACAGGAATGACGTCTCAACCACTGTGCGTAAACGAGGACTCGTCTCGTCGACCCCCGCTGAGAAGTGGAGGATGGTCTTGAGACTGGCCGTCGCATTGCTCGTGACGGTCCTCGGGGAGCCCAGTTGGGCCGTTCAAGACAATGGGTGTTCGGCGGCATCGTCCGTCTCCGACGTCCATTTCACTCTTGCGGTGAAGGACGGCCGGACCGTGTTCCACGCCGGGGAGATTGTTCCACTGGAGCTGTCATTCACCGCGACGGCAAAGCATCGCTATTGGGCCGACGTACACAACTATGACCGCAGCGGACGCCTGGGGATTGAGTCCTTTTGCGTGGAGCCGGAAGCAGCCGATCCGCTCGCGTCGTACTTCACCGCCGCAAGCTCTCTGGGCGGCGGGCTTGGCGGCACTCGGGAACTGGACGCCACTCCGTTCGCCGCTGAAGCGGAGTTGAACGAGTGGCGCCGGCTGAGCCCGGGACATTACCGGGTGTACGCGATCAGCCAGCGCATCTGGCGGCCGTCTGATCCTCGCGAGCGGACACCGTACGGCCGGGTCTCGGAGGTGCTCCGCTCCAACACGGTGGAACTGGACGTAATGCCGCCTGACGCCGAATGGCAGGCCGAGCAACTCCGAAGCGCGACACAGGTGTTGGCGGGCAATCCATCGCCCGAGGAGGCTCATCGTGCCGCACGCCGGCTTCGGTTCCTGGACACCCCGGATTCAGCTGGGCAACTCGCTCGCCTGTTCTGGGGACTGAATCAGCAGCAATCGGTTGGTTGGGACCTCATGTTTGGACTCTACGGATCACCGTTCCAAAAGGTCGCCATTGACTCCATGAACGATGAGCTTGCGGTTCCCGAGCACCCGATCACGGGCGAGTTCCTGGGTACACTCGTTAACCTCCAAATCGTGGCAGATTCCACCTGGAATCCTCCAGCTTCCGGACCGACGGATTCAGAGGCGGCCCGGGCCTTCTGGGAGAGGCGGCGCGCCCACACGCGGGCGTTGGCCGATCTCGCGGTGCGGAAGGTGACGGAGGCCCTGCCTCGCAAGGTTGGCGTTGCCCGCGCACTCACACTCCATGGGTTACTTGTGACGGGCGACCGGGATCAGACAAGTGCGGGAAAGATCCGCCCGGCTCTGATCGCCACGTGGAGAGACTTGCCACGGGAGACCCAGTCGGAGCTGATCCGGCACCGCTGGCCGCTCATTGCTGGGCCGGAAATGCTTCCAATCCTGCGGCTCCTGGTTGCGGAAGCACCGCCGCCGGCGCGGACCGATCGCGGCATGACGCGCGATGCCGCGCTGAAACACATCCATGAACTCGATCCCGAGGCGGGTCGCGCCTTGATACTGCGGGATGCGGTGAATCCGAGCGCGCAGCCGGATCTCGAAGTGATCCGTCTCCTTCCCAAAGAAGACATCACGGTAGTACTCCGGTCTGCCGTGGAACGGATCGGACAGGACAAGGCCCGAGACCTGGATTACGAACTGCTCGACCGATTCGCGGACTCGAGTGTTCTGGGTGTCGCGCAAGCCGCATTCGAGAGGCATCTGGGTAAGTGGGCCTGCTCACCACAAACTGCGATGCTGCGTTACCTGCTGCGGGCAGATCCGGCGTACGGCGCCAGGCAAGTTAGCGCGTCACTGGGCGCCAGAAAGGAAACCCACTGCTATGGCAGCCTGCTGCAAAGCCTGGGAGAGGAACTCCCGAGTGCCCAGGACAGCGCGATCGAGGCGCTCGATGATTCAGATCCCGAAGTGGTTCAAGACGCTGTGGCGGCCCTTGGGCTTTGGGGGTCCGCCAATGCCGAAGAGGCGCTGTGGGCGCGGTTAAGGCGCTTCCAACAGGAGTGGGCCGGGCGCGAAGACGAACTCCGCTCGACGCCCGACTATCGAGGCTCGGGGGCACGCGCCGTCGCCCTCGAGCAGGCCCTGGTACGGGCCATCGCAACTGGTCGGAGTTGGATCTGCCCGCCCGAAAAGCTCGCTCGAATCACGAAGCTCGTGCTCACCAGGCAGCAGGCCCAGCAGATCGAGGCCTGGATCGAAGGTTGGCACCAGGGATCCGCACTGATCACTTCCAACTGGGCCCCTGAGGGCAGCACTGGATTTTCAGTCCTTCAGTACGTCTCATTGACCGAGCAACAGTTGCGCGCAAAACTGGCCCAATTTCCGCGAGGAACACGGCTCCGCTGGCAGTTCTGGCAGCCTGGACAGATCTTCCCTCCTGTGAGTATGGAACGGCAGGAGGCTCTGTATGAGAGCATGCGGGGATACGCCGCGAAGAACGGTATCCTGCTGGACCGGGCTAATCACCCGTAGGCCACCGGAGAGTCCGGCCGGCGAAGGCCAGTCCTGACCAGGCCCGCTCGGAGGCGACGGACGAGCAGATCGATCTAGGCACTAACATCCCTCGTCGAGCACCACAACTGGCGCCTTGGCACGCTACTCGGTCACTGTCGACCAGTCTACGGTGAGCCAGCCTTGCAGCCGCATGCCCGGTTCTTTCCGCAACTTCAACGCCCAAGGTGCGTCGATCGCTGAGCCTGCGGTGCCCTGCCTCCCGTTTGGATGTCATCCGGACGGAATGCTGGAGTGATTTCTGACAATGCGGTGTGAAGCGAACTGCTCACGCGCCGGATGCAACACCTTGGCAGAGAGTGCAGCGGCGGGCATGCCTGAGAAGCATGGGTCAAAGAAAATCCTGTGCCCTAGCCTCGCAAACGGGCGTTCGACGAAGTCAACCGCC is a genomic window containing:
- a CDS encoding OmpA family protein, whose product is MKLPFTWLASMLLLTGFIHAQSIDIQIELMNQIGTDTSRKGDLISGRVISPPQLQGDMLDGKVTESRSGAKLGGKSVFSFTFDTLRHGGSTIAINSQFKSAINSQGKQDVDEEGRIVRRGTGNVAKVAGGTGIGAVIGGIAGGGKGAAIGSAIGAGASIAMVQIAADAPNIRFAPGSRLLIEANARGGAPLSTLTASQPGPASAPSQTAAAPVAAQPVVTASVAAPAPSPAPPSGPPQSTASGLTPQPEFKSLTPAFVPGEKTLFYDDFTDMSPGDAPPHFKVRGAAPDLQAAGAVRQLLVTSAGSLFPNLKALPKNFTYEADLKFDGVKRAIVSLLLSSSTKEVFHLVTYAGPGQVDLVASLRAPYQELGRKRLPISWADVVRFALWVQNGRMRIFVNGEKQLDFNQVDLPEITKVEFANSSTFPGQSVGYRMVRFAESAPDFSQMITASGRYVTHGILFDTDSDRLKPESAAVIQTIAKGLETNPNLKLRIEGHTDSVGNADHNLDLSRRRAEAVKSVLSAQFGVDSARLTTAGLGATKPLETNDTPQGRSQNRRVEFVRQ